Genomic segment of Alligator mississippiensis isolate rAllMis1 chromosome 6, rAllMis1, whole genome shotgun sequence:
CAGGAGCCTTGTTTATCAGGCCTTTAAGTCTAAAGGAGAAGGGAGTGGAAGAGGGGGGAATGATAGAGAAACAATCAGTTCAATTATTAAGTTGTACTTTTGTCTTACTTTGTCAGTAAACACAAATATATGAAAGATGGGGAGATGATAATTCATAGATTGCCAAGTATATTTCAAGCAGTCTTCTAAAACAACTACATTCATTTGtagtattttatttcattttcttcataTGCCATTGTAAACCGTATTACTTTTAAAGCAATGATTTATTTTTCCAGACTGAACTGTTACCAAGATGCAATTAattaaaaagaggggaaaaaaatcaaagatatCTGTAATACCCAGACATTCACGTATTTGATTTTTCAAAAAACTTCAAAATCAAGTAATTAGTTGTTCAAATTCTTCAGACACCGAAGTCTGAACTTTTCATAAAAGCAACTTTGATAAATACTGGTTAAGACATGACATTTCATTATTTGTGGTAGCCTCACAGTATGTTTTGCATAATTTTTTAGGTTCTTCACTTCTTTACAAAAACCCTCCATTAGAAATTTTGATTAAGTACATCCAGAACATTAGATTCCACAAACACCTGATAAGTAAGGAATCATGTTTTATGACCTTCCAGTATAAGCTCCATCAAATTGTAGGAAACACTctacatttctttattttaaatgtggGATAACAGCAGTCCTGTTTGGCTGAATCCTCCATTAATACAGAACAGAGACAGGAGCCCTAGAGTGGCACATGGAAACAGCTTCTTCTTTTGTACCCTTAACTAAAAAGCCATGgtctaagttaaaaaaaaatcaggggagCAGCTCTGATTTACCACATTGTCATAAAAATCTTTTCATATTGGGAGATTGCAAGCATAATTCCACCCTGTTGCTTTTCTCTGCAAAAGGCTGCCCCCCTTTTCGCAATGCTTGCTCCTCCTTCCCAATATACCAGGGGGTTCCTGGGAATAAAACTGGTGCAGGTGAAAGACCCTCCTGTTTTAGCTTTGTCAGTGGAGAATTATACTGCACTGACAGATTCTCTATTGCTCATACACTTTAAAAGGTTATTTGGAAACACTTACAAAGTGACTTTGGACTAGAAAATCTAATCCCTTAAGTCTACATTCTTGGCAGAAACACTAAAGAGTTTTCTGGCTGGCTTACAGCCTGCACGTTTGAAAGTCTAAACTGCTAAAATAACTATTATTTCAACAATGGGGAAAAGTGGGGGAAAAGAACACAGAAAGATTAGGCAGTTTACATGGAAATCAAGGTACAGTAATCTGAGCCCGTTCACTTGCTGTGAGAAGACCTGCCAGGTGCAACTCATCTAACTTGGGAAGTGCCATTTTTCTACAGCCTCCCAGGTAAAGAGAAGCATTTCACTGTTAGGAACAGATCAGAGGCCCAGTAAAAGGAGAGATTCTTTGTTAAAACTTATCTTTTATAGAAATAGTAACATCACAGTAATAAAAACTAGTAAGGTCAAAAAGCTAAACTGCCACCGTTTTGTGTGGAAGTAACTATCCCTGCTGGATTGAACAGCATGGAGAGACATGTCAATTGCTCAGAAATTCATGAGAGCAAAACGTAAAACAAGTTTAATTATACTGTTGCAAAAACAGGCTTATGTTTTCAAGGGAGAACTGGGAATATGGGAGACATCAATGGAAAGATGAAAATTAAACTGGGCAACAACAACTGCTGTGAAATGAGCAATGTTTGTTGTCACACTACATATTGGACCAGCTCTAAAACTTCTAGTTTTACTTTTCTGAAGACAAGCTCTAAGACAAGCGTATACAGTAAATAGACAATTGTACAAATGTTACATTATTGTCAGAATTAGTGGAAATTTCAAATCCTGGTTTAAAAGATTTTGCTACTTGTTCAGGGAGACATCCATCTAAACAAATCCTGATTTACAGGAAGTCATGCACAAACTGGATGAAACAAATTAGAAATGATCCAGGCTGGCAAGTTGAAGaggagaaaaacagagaaaaaaataatcttttacaAACTGAATCTGACTTAAAGGAAATAACTCAGAAAGTTTTATTTATTACCAGCAGCTCTACTGAAGGGAATGGTTCAGTAGTCTAAACACCAGGTTTCAAAATATTCAGTACCCTTGGAGCCAGTGGTTCAGATCTCAGCAGAGGTGGCTAAACCCTTCTTCCAGAAGGGACATAAACTTAGTTCCAGGTAGACCACTATCTGGAattgtttttcccccccaaatgGAAACTGGAAGTCTATTTACTCTCAAGGATGTTTAGAAGCCCATAACTTCTATCCTTAGAGTCACAAATTGGTTTACCATGTTCATCTGCATACATTCCAAAACATAATGCTTCACATTGATTCTTTTTACTATACTATCTAGTTTTCCCAAATGTACTGCGCATTTTCCTATCAATAATTTTCACATACTACTTCTCACACAGAAAATAATACAAGCTATAATCCTGACACGGTAAATGAATCATCGAGGAGACAGACCTTTGCATGTAGGAATATGGTTATCCCCAGTGAATAAAACAAAAGTAACACCCAAGTCTAAATAaggcttgcaaaaaaaaaaaataaaaaaaattactacaCTGTAAGATTTAAGTAAAAAATATAGAGGCAAAAACGTCATAGCAAATCAAGGGACATGCACTCATCTACAACTTTTGTGTTTAAATTATGCAACTTAACACCTTGTGGGGTTGCATTCAGTGGTTGTCGAGTGGTTCAATGCATCAAGGATGAGGACCAGTTATTTTCACAGCTTTATGGATTCCCAGTCACTAGATTCAGACCATGACTGGTATCTACGCTTCAGTATTTGCCTTGTAACCCTTTAAAATTCAGCATCCTCACTATTGCCTTAACTGCACAGTTCTTATAAAAGGAGAAGGAAACTGCTGATACTTGCTAGTCCCTACTATTACAGAAAGACTCTTCATACATCTGGCGCACATGATTTGTCTGGTTACCCATCCCAGTGGTGCAGCCCAACTTAAACAGTGTCAAACTGAAAGGCTTAAGATGGTCCTATTGACTTCTAAACATCAGGCCAAATTCATGGACTGAAAACCGAGAATAGATCACTAAGTATGTAATGACAAcaggaaagacaaaaaaaaagtgaagaatgGGCCATCATAATCATTCTCTAGTGACATCATTAATCAAGTCTACACCAAATAAAGTTCAAATCTGGGAAAAAGTCACTTTCATAGTTATAATGTGTTAAGTTCTATAAAGGATCTTCCGttacatgattttttaaaaactaattctTGGTGCGATTCAGATAAAGAATATAGATGCAACCCCTAAAACTAAAACTTCTTATATGCTGCTAAAATAGACATAATGCTTCATACCTGTCCTCCAATTTATGTGACTTGGGAAAAATTGTGTCCAGTTCTCCAGAAGCTTCAagttcctgggggggggggggggggagaaacagaaaatgtTGAGATTTAGAAAGTGTTTTACTCATAAGTGCTACTGGCATgtaattttatatataataatattttatacacacacacacacacgtacatacatgcacacaatatatatataaaagttcGTGCATGCACGTGTATAGACAGACAGACCTAACCTTAACAATATCCAGTCCACCTATGAGATCTCCAGCTACGTACAACTGAGGATAAGTAGGCCAGCTGGAATATGTTTTCAGTCCTTGACGTACTTCTTCATCAGAAAAAATATCAAAACTGCTAAACAGAACATTATGATTGTTCAGAATCTCCACCATTTGTCTGCTGAAACCTGCAGATACAAAGGACAAGAGCAAGAGATAAATTATAACTATTTAAACAAAATGCTCCTATATGTAACAAATTTTACTCAATTCAAAAAGATATTACAAATATTCCATGCAACCTCTTTTCACAAGGtttcagtgtttcatttttttcttcaactATGTTAATATTGCCAAATAGCACAGGGAGAAAATGGATAAACCTGGTTATATTACAGAGGTTTTAAAACCTCACTAAGTGTTACACTGCTTGTTAAGTCTTCAAGCCTGCCTGTGTAAAGAAAAAGTGAGTAATCTCAGCTCACTACATTCTGTTGGCTAACCATGCAGTTAAACTAGAGAAATAAATTTCCATGTTCAGTCTCTTGAAAGGCCTTTCTTCAGCATCTTCCTCCGTCCACAtcttccactccctccctgcttccctaaCCTCACCAACACATTTCTGCTCCTTCCCTTGTTTTCTCCCTCTGGCTACTGTTGATCTCACCCCACAACCACAATAGTTGACACTGACAAACTAAAGAGCACTACAACTATTATTCAAGCCCATTGTGGTCGCAGTATTTTGACTCTAAAAATGACCTTATTATGACCAAGTTTCAACCTCCGTTGCTTTGACAGTGTACCCCTTCCCACGTCACAACTTGACAGTcccattttttaaactatttatgTGCACAAGAGTACATAATATTATTTTACTGCACTTGTGACACTTTATTATGTACTATAACTTTATTATCCTTTTGTGACACATTTTCGTTATGTACTTTTCTGACAATACTTTCTCATTAGGACATTAAGTACTGGACATTAGAGTGAAAACATCCATATTTTATAAATCTATTATGTAGCCTaccttggaaaaaaagaaaaagctgaaacattttttttttttattagggtatatatatttttttagaagtagtagttagcttaaaaaaaaatgtataccaGGAAttgcacacactttttacaggaGTTAATGGAACTTACCTATAACAAACCATTCTTTATGCTAAAAGAGTGACCCTATGTCATAATTGCCAGAACCACTGTAATTTATTAAAACTGAAAACTATGTTCGATTTTTTAGACCTTTTTCTATTTGACTTTTAAACAAAAgtcattatttttaatgaatcATTTTGTGTGTCCAGGCCATAGCTACACAAATGCTGCAGGATAATTTTATCACTCATATTTCCGTTCCAAAGAAACACTCAACCTATTATTTCAAAGATAAATAACTGGCCAAGTTGGACAATTGATTTGGCTTTCCTTCTGTGTGGTAAAATGAAAAACATCATTAGGGGTTGGCATTCAAGAGTATTATCTACTTCCTGGCTTCTACAGGCATAGTACAAATAAAGGCTGTTCTTCCAGAGAAGAATTTTAAATGGCAGCAGTTTACTAGAGAGGCCGTATCTTCTGTCACCTATCAAAACTGTCCTTTACATTCCATTTGTGTAACAGACAATGGTAGGTAAGGTATCCTTGTGAGGTTCTGAAGTACTTTGGTGCAATCCATATCTTGTGTGGCAGGACAAAGCTGGGAGATGATCTGTAGAACCTGTGAGCAAGTCTAGATGCTTAATCCAATTGTTTTTCTACAACCCCCATCATTTGCTTTGTGACTGCCATCCTGAGGCTTTCAGAGCTTCAGAAATaactggaggggtggggaatgtCCTGGAGTTGGACAATCTTTTGCAAGGTTTTGGATCGCCTCTTAAGGGCAGAGGACATGACTTAAAATTAGAGTACTCACTTACACATCTGCAGTAATAGCTTTACATACATTCCTTCCATGTCCCATCAACAAGATGAATATGGCTGCAGGAATGACCCCCAAATACTTAAAGCACTGTAAAAATATAACAGAAGCCAGTACCATTTTGGATTTACCCTTCCTTACTGTTTCCCaactctcttaaaaaaaacccaaaaaactcccCAAATATTATGTGAATAAAAACATTCTATAAagataagaaagagaaaaaaagaaaacctgaaagTTCTTAAATGTTTAATATAAGGAatgaaataaagattttttttaaatgcaaaggtGTACCATATAAGAATAACTTTTGCTTGATTTCAGCTTAAGGCCTCCTATTAGTTTTTGAAATATGGAATTGCACTACAGCTCCTGCTGTTTTCATGACCTGCAATTTATTGAGATATGAGGTACTAGTATTTATATGTATGGCATCTAAGTTGCTTTTCTTCTACAACTGAAGTGTTAAGTTCATGTACAGCCTGGAGTAAAACACGAATTCTGAAATCTTTCATTCATCTGGGAGTTCATTAGTAAACAGCTAAAGGCTGATTGCTGATGGTTATTCTGTTGCCAATATATTAACTCATTTCTACTGTAAGAGACTGAGCAAAAGCTTTACTTTCGCTGTAGGCAATTACATGCAGACTAGAAAGATTGATTGGTTGCGTTTCATTTTTAAGGGTTAAAGTAGCAGGCTGGAAGTGTTATACTCACAGATAAAGTATCAGTACAGCTTTACTTTCATAACAAAAGATTTAGGTTATACTTCTGAAGGAATGCCACACATGCATTACAGAGAATAATTAAACTGTGAACAAAATGTTCTGCGTGAATATCCAGTCACCCTCAAAACCCACTCTGCATTCCACAACTCTAATGAGAAACTAAAGAAAATTACGATACCAATGAAACAAGCGACTAAATAAAATTACAGAACAACAGTGTTGAAACAACACTTACAGAAACAAGATAAAATAGCCAGTAAACAGAAGCCAAGAAAATAGATTTCACTTCACGCTATGCTTAGCTGCATTCCCAGAGAAGTTCCCATACCCCAACACAAGACTGGGTTCCACAACACTAATCAACTGCATTCAGGCATCATTGCGAGTCTGTTAGTTGCACCAGACATCATTGCAAGTCTGTTAGCTGCACCAGACAGACTACGTTCCCAATGATCTTTACCATTAAACATGAATCAAAGCTTGAAATTATTTAAGATTCTTTCATATTTAAGATTTTCAGTTGCAGTTCTGACAACTTATACAAAAAGTCTTCTCTCTGTGAAAATGTATGCCTATTTTCCTCATTAAGGAAATATTTTCTCAACAGATTTTGATTCTAACTGACCACAggctttgttaaaaaaaagaaaaacttgcaagagaagaaaaaaagtttgatttttgggggggggggggggttaatcaaactttttttcttctcttgcaagtttttctttttttaacaaagcTTGTGGTCAGactgtgtgtgggtttttttggttttttttagtctCCCCCTGataccctcccccctgcccctttcagatGAGAGAGAGATCCCCACATGACCTGGAAGTCATCGGTTCCTCCATCACTGCTCTGTGCAGGACCAGTCACCAACGATCTACAATGCCAGAATCGTTATaggcttctattttttttttacagtgataAAGCTTTTGCTCCAGTGGGTCCCTATGGACATTAGAGACATTGCCATTCCTTACAGTCATCCAGGTTACCTTCTGCTTCTGTCTTATAAAACCTCTTAACAGACAAATAGGTAGAAAAACTATTGAACTATACTTTTGAGTAGCAGGATGACAGAGGAACATGCCATAGGAAAACTGACAGGTAGACAGAGGTGTTCAAGACTCTAGGTGCGCATCCAGgcatgtgcatttgcagcagctcaaatggcagcagcacaaatttatgcaggagatttgtgcctcaacaCAGGTGTCTGAAcatatgcactttggtgtgggacaaattgtgccacttggggcaactGACTCTGCCAGCTCTGCCTGGATCTTCACccagagggagctagaggctgaggccagcacctgggctggccaaAGCAATATAAAATCCTGCCCtggagagcagctcagggctacttgcccttaggagcttctgaggcctggccacatGGTATCTAAGGACACTAGCCCctggtgccagctggactgctgaagcagccctaacctagagtgacccctgcaccctctacccccttcaatcaccaggatgtggggtcCTGAACAGCACTGGGATGccagtgccctcccccccactcccaacccatagccctgCCAGTTTccttcattcctgacccacagcccctgcctgcctgcccccactagctccctcctggcagcagctccatcttAGCTAGCATCAGGACAtgaagtccagctgcagctgtcccacctgctgctttgtggctctgagcagtacCAACccttactgttctgctccctgagtccaggccccagcaatccccatgccattcctgggaagccttcaactggggctcagggactagGCGGGGCAAGCCCATGGCCTTCTAAGCCAGGCTGCTCTAGGATGGAGCAGGGGAGCTCTAAGCCTGGTtctggcagcctctcctaccccaagCTCTCTCACAGCCTTGAGCCCTAtcacacacactgctgccacctccactccTCCCCATAGCCCATCACACCTCCAAGTGGTCTCTGAGACcaggagcccggggggggggggggggggggggtttggagtggtgtgggggtgggaggagggactGCTTGAGAAGggtcaccctctccccccccccccccccaacagcctaCAGCCCCCcctcacagcagcagaagcaacagcagcagcagccatcagggcgcTCACGCCCACAACCCCCAGCAGCGTGGGGCTGCCTCaggccagcagctgcacatggcaacaGCCCAGCCCGCATGCCCTCAGACAAAACCGGGACAGCTCCTGTCATCCGCAGTTCTCAGCACTGCAAACAGAAGTCGCAAGCCCTCAGGCCAAGTCAGGTCCTGGCCTCCATGTGGGGCTGTACACCTTCAGGCTGAGCCAGCTCCATGCAGACAGCACCCAGCCAGGTCCGTGGACACAGCTTCTGCCTGTGGTGTCAGAAGCCGTGGGTGACAGGAGTTGGCTCGGTTCTGTCCAAGGGCATgcgagccaggccaggccagcgccatgtgcagctgccagtcTGACGTGGCCCTACACCACtaggggtctctgccaggagagGACATGAGTgctcccaactgctgctgctccggggggggggggggaacaagggcgctgtgggctgtgcagggggggcaggtgagggacCCACTCCTCCTGAACAGTCCCCCCGTCATGCCCTTATCCCTACTTATGTGGGACAGCACCTGGGTCTGAGCCACTGCCACAGCCTTGCCCGCTCCTATTTGCACCAGCACACTGAGACAGCATGCTCAGCCTgctggagaagcaggggaaggggtcaggCATAGAGATGGTACAGCCGGGTGCTAGTGGATCTCTTTGgaagacccagcctctggttgcggCCTCTCCTACCTGGAGCTAATCTCCTACCTGGCATTTTCCCAACATGTTtatttgataccaggatttcccagtattaAAATTAGAGCCCAACATTTTTCCGTTCccagcgtgcctcttgcagcatctcaaactgctttgagacaccacaaTAGGAATGTGTTTGCTCATCTGAACATGGCCTAGGAAGCCAAATAAAAATTCTGTGCTTTTATAAAAACCTTAATCAATACTACCACACGTGTTGATACCACAATACAAAGTTTCTATCATACTCTACATGGAGGTTTTTAAATCTGCAAATGCTTGAATTATAAGAAAGTTAATACAAAGTTGCAATGAGGATGGGTATCTTCATGACCCATCTGCCCCAAAAGCATGGATGGAAAGAATGAGTTCAATAAACAGCAGTGACTACAACTTATTTTGTGTTCGATAACAGGCTTCAGGAACCCTGACCTCAAGCTTTTTATCCCCAAGATGTGCATAAAGATTCTTTATGCTTGTCACATCTCAACATTATCGGCCTCTTACACAATTTAAGTAAACTTTCACTTAAAGCTAAAGCTAAGACCCTTGTCCTTCATCACAGGTAAGTATAAGCAAGGTGTAAACTATGAGAAAAAGAGTTAAAGGACTGATTTTATTAGGAAAATTGCAGTGCCTTGTTGCCATGGCAACAGTGATAAAACATCACTGCCTCCAATTTTAGAATTCCATTCCCTTAGGCTATTCCAGTGTTTTAACTTTGCCTGGAGATGGCAAGATGTTTTCATGCTCTTCCCTACTTGTTAGACCTGTGGGCCTGTgttgcatgggggggaggggttgttttttcATACCGAAAAGGTAACAGCCTGCAGTCCACCTTACTTTTATCCCAAAAATGCCAAGTTAAGACAGTAGATGAATGTGGacttctgctgctgccaatggAATAAGTGATGACAAGTAGGAAACCCAGCAGAAGCAAGCTAGCAATCAAATGTGGACCACTCCAAGCTAAGACATACCCCAAAAAAGCAGAGAATGATTCTATTCCAAAAAAGATAATGAACAGCCTTGGAAAATTGTTGTGCTGCTGGTTGCCAAAATGGTGCTGGAATAGAAGAGAGACACAAGGTATATGGGCAGGGATGAGAACTGTCTAGTCAtatattctgtttaacatgtgcAAATTAGCAAGAAGTGTgctgaaaaacatttttacaaTTGCTGAAGGGGCAGCTGAAATCCATGCAATGCCTTCCAATTTGTCTGAAGCACGCATGCACTTTAACTCTTCCAACATACCTGAACGCCTCACATTTATGTACAAACTTATTATATTAACAAAAGTGGgaataaaataagagaaaaagcCCTGATCATTTCTTCACCTACCAAAATAAACCTTGACTTAAAACTACCAATTTGTCAAGCTGGCTTGACAGGACATGCCTAAAGCACAGAGTATATTGGTTAGGACACACATACAAACATGGATAAGGAAAGGCAGGACAGACAAAGCAGCTGTTGTATTTGTAACAAGAAAAAGGTCTAAAAATGTTGTAAGTAGAAATGCAGATACCATTTTGAACAAGGAACTTATACACAAGAGGTGAACAAAGGTTATTAGAAAAATGCACCCTAAAGATCCCAGAACCAAGCAGCCATCCCTACACAGTTTTACAAGGTACAGTATCAGACAAAACTTATGTTAAGTTGTATCCTCCAAGTTTAGGGATACCCCATGATGATGTCCACTAAGGCATGATTTGGTCTACTCATAGATCTCTAAGTAGTACATCCATCTCTTGCTTTTTAAAGATGACATGATACAGACTCTAGCGTCACTGTTATACTGATGAATGGCAATGGGAGGTTTCACTGGTCACCTCTTAATATCCCGAAGTGTGTGTCAAGGCATACTTTTTCAAGACAATGTTCAAGTCTTCCAGCAAGTCTGTTCCCCTTCTGCCTTGGAAGTCATTTTAAGTTTGTGATGCATAATTGAAAAACAGGAGAACAGTCTTATCTTAGGCACTCGGGAAATCAGAGCATTCTAAGCTCTAACAATAAGTCTTCTTGAATAAGTCGTTTAAATCTTTCTCTGTGCCTCCATTAGTAGTCTCATATACAGACAGGGAACATCCAACCTTATACATGTGttatgaaaataattttatttaatgtGCTTAAACAGATACTTTTGTAAAGATGTATACCACAAAATCGCTCTAAATAAATGTAGAAGAAGCCCAATACATTAAGCAAGACCTGCTATATTAAGCAAAGTTCTTACCACAGCGAGGCTCTTGTGGAGATCCTTTCATAAACAGCATGCACGGTGCAGCATTAATCAATTTCTTTAGACGCACATTAAGATCCTCTTTCACATTATCATTAGATCCAATGGTAACAGAACTGCTGGATGCATGGCGCTGGACTTTTTTGGTCAGCTCTGGGGCATGGGCACCATCTAACCTGTCAATTTTCTGCAAATTCTAAAGAAGCCAAGAAAATAGCTCAAAAGCATTAGCTTCACACGCTGTCTTTTGAACTACTAAAAACAATTTACTAAAGTATCTATATATAACAGATAAGGTGACTTAGTTCATTGACCATCCTGCTGGTCTTTAATATGAACATCTCACAAACTAAACACATTTTGGCCACGGTACACTGCCTGTACTGGGCAAAAGATCAGtcacttggtttaaaaaaaaaaattttttgcaaaaagattCTGAAGAATTCTAGAAAACAAACACTTGTCATTTCCTCAAGATCATTACTTGCTTGTTCCATCTGAATTATCTAGCGTTACAATGAACCATGGCTGAATCATTAACCATATTTGACCCAATACCAAGTACACTCTTACTTCTCAGGTATAATAAAAGCTTTCTATAAATCCCAAGACATTTAAAAGAGATTCTAAAATATTAAACATTGATTTCAGTATCACTTCCGTAGGCTGACCATTTTAAATCTATCAGTAAAAAAGATACTGAATTAATGTTAGTAAGATTGGCTTCTGTTGTCTCATATTGAAAACAGTAGAAAGATAATTACAAGAACTACTATTCTGTACTCAGGCACTTTCATGCAAATAATATGCAATCCATTTTCTCTTACCTTAAAAAACAAGAATGTTGGAACAGAACTAATTTCATATTTTTCAGATACTTCAGGcacagcttcagcttccagcttaAGAAGTCAGAGAAAACATGGTTTTATTTTCATAATCTTCTTTCAAGTTTGATTGTGCATGTCAATCCTGTCTATAACATTCTTCTAGGCattttgtgtgttttaaaaaGGAGTTTGATGCAAAAGTTTGTGACACATTTGCATTTAAATGAGACTCACTGGGCTGGCATGTCATCCACTGAGCCTGCACAGTGTCAAAACAGGTTCATAGGTTTTTATTTTGTTGCACATTTCAAAAGATGCCTGGAGGCTGTGAATAAAATTTTTGGTGCACTAGTGACCTAGTAAATTTTCAATCATATGCAGCTACTACTATATTGAAATCCATAAATCATTGACCCCAGTTATGTCATGATTACAGTGCTTATTTTCTGCCCACAGCAATTCTTGCTGTTTGCTCTATTGACTAATTTCGAGAGGCAGTACATCATGACTGACATTTGCAGCCTTCTGCAAATTATGAAGCAAAAAGGAGTATTTCTTCAATAAACTATTGATGTCTACTAAATTTTACTTTTAACTCCTGCAAGGCTGCTGGCTACTAAGTAGAAAGCTTGTTAGACTATCAGTCCTGTAACCTATTCTTCCTTCAAAACTGTATTTTGAAATTCTGAAGTGATTATTTACCATGAAAATAAGCACTTCTATTCATCAATGCCCAGAACAGAGATTCAAGTCATAGAAGCTGACTTTAGTGAGGGAAGTTACTGTTTTAGGATATTTTTCAATAACACCAACATTAGAGTGGTATAAGGATAAAAACAAAGGGATAACAGTATTAGGATCAAACTAAGAGAAAACAAAGATGCTTGATCATTGTACATTTACAGATACATGAAACTTTTCAAACTCTTCTGTCTGCAAACTGTACAGTTTACAACAAGCATGTGGAAGCCAAGGAAGGCTCCCACCCAAATATTAGAAATTTTCAAGTAATGTCAGCCTTCTTTGTTCTCTTCATTTACAGCTTCTGATGCAGTAAAAATTTGGACCTTTAAGTATCATTGGAAAAAATAGGCTTTGGTTTGTTCCAACTATAAAGCTGCCATTTCCCTTATCTGGGACACTTCATATTTAGCCCAGGAGCACCAAAACATGACCATGAAATCTGAGTCTATCCCAAGTCCCATACCACAACGATCTATCAGAGTCAACTGAGAATCAAACACTGTCAATATACTTTTATTTATCAATTCTCTTTCAAGCGCCTAAAGGATTGTTACAGGAAAGatactggggggaggggttgtttgttttaaattctgCCAGATTATTTCCTAACTACCTGTACATTTTATTCCACTTTGAAGTTCCTTCAGACATGGCATGTTTCATtttataaaagttatttttaaacttctttGGTTAAAAGTAAGATTATCACCTTAGCATTACTAGCCTAAGACTACACTAAAATGCTGCAGGTAGTTTATTCTttcaaaatcatattttaaaagaCTCTTCACGATTATTACATTTTGAATTTACAC
This window contains:
- the GLRX3 gene encoding glutaredoxin-3; protein product: MAAVAEAGSPERFQELLQQKGGSLVVVHFWAPWAPQCIQMNNVMAELAKEHVQVTFVKLEAEAVPEVSEKYEISSVPTFLFFKNLQKIDRLDGAHAPELTKKVQRHASSSSVTIGSNDNVKEDLNVRLKKLINAAPCMLFMKGSPQEPRCGFSRQMVEILNNHNVLFSSFDIFSDEEVRQGLKTYSSWPTYPQLYVAGDLIGGLDIVKELEASGELDTIFPKSHKLEDRLKGLINKAPVMLFMKGNKQVAKCGFSKQIIEILNGTGVDFETFDILEDEEVRQGLKTYSKWPTYPQLYVKGELVGGLDIVKELKENGELLLILKGEN